The following coding sequences lie in one Pseudomonas sp. SL4(2022) genomic window:
- the hpf gene encoding ribosome hibernation-promoting factor, HPF/YfiA family, whose product MQVNISGHQLDVTDALRDYIAEKLGRLERHFDKITNVQVIMEVEKLKQKIEATLHVAGGEVVANAEHDDMYAAIDLLTDKLDRQLIKHKEKQLERQQGAMAR is encoded by the coding sequence ATGCAAGTCAACATCAGTGGACATCAGCTGGATGTGACCGACGCCCTGCGCGACTACATCGCCGAAAAACTCGGCCGATTGGAGCGCCACTTCGACAAGATTACCAATGTGCAAGTCATCATGGAGGTCGAGAAACTCAAACAGAAAATCGAAGCGACCTTGCACGTTGCCGGTGGCGAAGTCGTCGCCAATGCCGAGCATGACGATATGTACGCGGCCATCGATCTACTGACTGACAAACTCGACCGACAACTCATCAAACACAAGGAAAAACAGCTCGAACGTCAACAGGGTGCAATGGCCCGCTGA
- the ptsN gene encoding PTS IIA-like nitrogen regulatory protein PtsN, whose amino-acid sequence MIRLETILTPGRSLVNVPGGSKKRVLEQIANLVARELPDLDGQDIFESLIAREKLGSTGFGNGIAIPHCRLPGCTAPISALLRLDAAVDFDAIDGAPVDLLFVLLVPEAATDAHLELLRQIASMLDRSDVRASLRQAESSEALYQVVVDVQSQLNRA is encoded by the coding sequence ATGATCCGACTTGAAACTATCCTGACCCCCGGCCGTTCCCTGGTGAACGTGCCGGGCGGCAGCAAAAAACGTGTCCTCGAACAGATTGCCAACCTGGTAGCGCGCGAGCTGCCTGACCTGGATGGACAAGATATCTTCGAAAGCCTGATTGCCCGAGAAAAACTCGGCTCGACCGGTTTCGGTAATGGCATCGCCATTCCGCACTGCCGCCTGCCCGGTTGCACCGCGCCGATCAGCGCCTTGCTGCGCCTGGACGCTGCCGTAGACTTCGACGCCATCGACGGTGCGCCAGTGGACCTGCTGTTTGTCCTGCTAGTGCCCGAAGCAGCAACCGATGCTCACCTGGAGCTGCTTCGGCAGATCGCCAGCATGCTCGATCGCAGCGATGTACGTGCCAGCCTGCGCCAAGCCGAAAGCAGCGAAGCCCTGTATCAGGTGGTCGTGGACGTACAAAGCCAACTCAACCGAGCCTGA
- the rapZ gene encoding RNase adapter RapZ, whose product MRLIIVSGRSGSGKSTALDVLEDNGFYCIDNLPAGLLPELAERALLHTELLHPQVAVSIDARNLPSHLKRFPELLEEVRARHIKCDVIYLDADEETLLKRFSETRRRHPLTNQNRSLAEAIADESLLLGPIIDLADLKIDTTHLNLYQLRDSLKLRLLNQPEPGTAFLVESFGFKRGMPVDADLVFDVRCLPNPYWKPDLRDFSGLDQPVVDYLSAQADVEDMYQDILAYLTKWLPRFAASNRAYVTVAIGCTGGHHRSVYLANRLGETLKPILKNVQIRHRDLS is encoded by the coding sequence ATGCGCCTGATCATCGTTAGCGGTCGCTCCGGCTCCGGGAAGAGCACCGCCCTCGATGTACTTGAGGACAACGGCTTCTACTGCATCGACAATCTCCCCGCTGGCCTGTTGCCTGAACTGGCCGAGCGCGCCCTGCTGCACACCGAGCTGCTGCATCCGCAGGTGGCGGTGTCGATTGATGCGCGCAACCTGCCAAGCCATCTCAAGCGCTTCCCTGAGCTGCTTGAAGAAGTTCGCGCACGGCATATCAAATGCGATGTGATCTACCTGGATGCCGACGAAGAAACCCTACTCAAGCGCTTCTCGGAAACGCGCCGGCGCCATCCGCTGACCAACCAGAATCGCTCGCTCGCTGAAGCCATTGCCGATGAAAGCCTGCTGCTCGGGCCCATTATCGACCTGGCAGACCTCAAGATCGACACCACTCACCTCAACCTGTATCAGCTGCGAGACAGCCTCAAGCTGCGCCTGCTCAACCAGCCCGAACCGGGCACTGCATTCCTGGTTGAGTCATTCGGTTTCAAGCGTGGCATGCCGGTAGATGCTGACCTGGTATTCGATGTGCGCTGCCTGCCCAACCCCTACTGGAAGCCTGATCTACGCGATTTCTCCGGCCTCGACCAGCCGGTAGTCGACTATCTCTCGGCCCAGGCCGACGTCGAAGACATGTACCAGGACATCCTCGCTTACCTGACCAAATGGCTGCCGCGCTTTGCCGCCAGCAACCGCGCCTATGTCACCGTAGCGATTGGCTGTACCGGTGGTCATCACCGCTCGGTGTACCTGGCGAACCGCCTGGGCGAGACCCTCAAACCCATCCTGAAAAATGTTCAGATTCGCCACCGCGACCTCAGCTAA
- a CDS encoding HPr family phosphocarrier protein codes for MPACEITIINKLGLHARAAAKFVGVAGRFPCQVRVGRTPESLVDGKSIMAVMMLAAGKGTAVHLYTEGEQDTDALQALSELINNYFDEGE; via the coding sequence ATGCCTGCCTGCGAAATCACCATTATCAACAAGCTTGGCCTGCATGCCCGCGCAGCAGCCAAATTTGTTGGCGTCGCCGGGCGTTTTCCGTGCCAGGTCAGAGTGGGCCGCACGCCGGAGAGCCTGGTCGACGGCAAGAGCATCATGGCCGTAATGATGCTTGCCGCTGGCAAAGGCACAGCTGTGCACCTGTATACCGAAGGCGAGCAGGATACCGACGCCCTGCAAGCCCTGAGCGAGCTGATCAACAACTACTTCGACGAAGGCGAGTAA
- the pmbA gene encoding metalloprotease PmbA, with translation MSAVESVGPQAVPQLQAQVEQIIAEAKKQGASACEVAVSVEQGLSTTVRQGEVETVEFNRDQGFGITLYVGQRKGSASTSASGEAAIRETVAAALAIAKHASEDECAGLADAGLMARELPQLDLYHAWSITPEQAIEQALSCEAAAFAADGRIKNADGTTLNTHQGCRVYGNSHGFVSGYASTRHSLSCVMIAEDGGQMQRDYWYDVNRQGELLADAGSIGRRAAERAVSRLGARPVPTCEVPVLFAAELASGLFGSFLAAISGGNLYRKSSFLEGTLGQQLFPSWLKLDERPHIPRALGSAAFDGDGLATYAKSFVERGELLSYVLGTYSGRKLGMPSTANAGGVHNLFVSHGDEDQKALLKRMGRGLLVTELMGQGLNMVTGDYSRGAGGYWVENGEIQFPVQEVTIAGNMRDMFRQIVAVGNDLELRSNIRTGSVLIERMTVAGS, from the coding sequence ATGAGTGCAGTAGAAAGCGTCGGACCCCAGGCGGTGCCGCAGTTACAGGCGCAGGTGGAACAGATTATTGCCGAAGCCAAAAAACAGGGCGCGAGTGCCTGCGAGGTGGCCGTATCGGTGGAGCAGGGCTTGTCCACCACGGTGCGTCAGGGTGAGGTGGAAACAGTTGAGTTCAACCGCGATCAGGGCTTCGGCATCACCCTGTATGTGGGACAGCGCAAAGGCTCGGCCAGCACCTCGGCGAGCGGTGAAGCGGCGATTCGCGAAACGGTCGCGGCGGCACTGGCAATTGCCAAGCATGCCTCCGAAGATGAATGCGCCGGTTTGGCTGATGCGGGTCTGATGGCTCGCGAGCTGCCGCAGCTGGATTTGTACCACGCCTGGTCGATCACTCCCGAGCAAGCCATTGAACAGGCGCTCAGTTGTGAGGCCGCCGCGTTTGCGGCAGATGGCCGGATCAAGAATGCCGACGGTACCACCCTCAACACTCATCAGGGTTGCCGGGTGTATGGCAACAGCCATGGCTTTGTCAGTGGTTATGCCAGCACGCGGCACAGCTTGAGTTGCGTGATGATTGCTGAGGATGGCGGGCAGATGCAGCGTGACTACTGGTATGACGTCAATCGCCAGGGCGAGTTGTTGGCGGATGCCGGCAGCATTGGTCGCCGCGCTGCAGAGCGTGCAGTCAGCCGTTTGGGCGCGCGCCCGGTGCCGACCTGCGAAGTGCCGGTGCTGTTCGCGGCCGAATTGGCTAGCGGGTTGTTTGGCAGCTTTCTTGCTGCGATTTCCGGCGGCAATCTGTACCGAAAATCATCGTTCCTTGAAGGTACGTTGGGTCAGCAGCTGTTTCCAAGCTGGCTGAAACTCGATGAGCGTCCACATATTCCGCGGGCACTCGGCAGTGCTGCCTTTGATGGCGACGGCCTGGCGACGTATGCCAAGTCCTTCGTCGAGCGTGGCGAGTTGCTTTCCTATGTGTTGGGCACTTATTCCGGGCGCAAGCTCGGCATGCCCAGTACGGCCAACGCCGGTGGCGTGCATAATCTGTTCGTCAGCCATGGTGATGAAGACCAAAAGGCCTTGCTCAAGCGCATGGGGCGCGGCCTGCTGGTTACCGAGTTGATGGGGCAGGGGCTGAATATGGTCACGGGCGATTATTCGCGCGGTGCGGGAGGTTACTGGGTGGAGAACGGTGAGATTCAGTTCCCGGTGCAGGAAGTCACCATCGCCGGCAATATGCGCGACATGTTCAGGCAGATTGTGGCCGTGGGAAATGACCTGGAACTGCGCAGCAATATCCGCACCGGCTCGGTGCTGATTGAGCGCATGACGGTGGCGGGTAGTTGA
- the yjgA gene encoding ribosome biogenesis factor YjgA translates to MSEYLDDFSGEKSKTQIKRELHALQDLGQRLTTLKLDLLNKLPLTDELRRALAEAPKHTANAAKKRHVQFIGRLMRDQDIEAILTLLDQLDASTRQYNERFHNLERWRDRLINGNDDTLEAFVGEYADADRQHLRQLIRQAQHELAQNKAPAASRKIFKYIRELDETQRGLR, encoded by the coding sequence ATGTCTGAATACCTTGACGACTTCTCCGGCGAGAAGAGCAAAACCCAGATCAAACGCGAGCTGCATGCATTGCAGGATCTGGGGCAACGCCTGACTACCCTGAAACTCGACCTGCTGAACAAGCTGCCGCTGACCGACGAGCTGCGCCGCGCGCTTGCCGAAGCACCCAAGCACACCGCCAACGCGGCGAAAAAGCGCCACGTGCAGTTTATCGGCCGCCTGATGCGCGATCAGGACATTGAAGCCATCCTGACCCTGCTCGACCAGCTTGATGCCTCGACCCGCCAGTACAACGAGCGCTTTCACAACCTGGAGCGTTGGCGCGACCGTTTGATCAACGGTAACGACGACACCCTGGAAGCCTTCGTCGGCGAGTACGCCGACGCCGACCGCCAGCACCTGCGCCAACTGATCCGCCAGGCCCAACACGAACTGGCCCAGAACAAAGCACCCGCCGCCTCACGCAAAATCTTCAAGTACATCCGCGAGCTGGACGAAACCCAGCGCGGCCTGCGCTAG